The Kiritimatiellaceae bacterium genome contains a region encoding:
- a CDS encoding alpha/beta hydrolase: protein MNRLFKVKTWLAAIVFTSWIWTDASAENGRSASVLNAPELRKTAAGAAYQFYKDMSYPGAESEQKLDLYIPEGAQAGLRPAVLVIHGGGWAQGDKNDPNPREFSAFFVDEGYIAVSINYTLNVYEGALWKSTRLKASWPQNIYDCKSALRWMKKHAAELGIDPNRIAVAGASAGGHLALLTGLSAGNKELNSGGSFLDQDNSVRCIINFYGIPDVRRWGGNVFINETEKDHPEIWALASPVEHLSKESPPILTIHGTADAVVKIELADEFDRILKGKGLPHQYAAVTNAVHAFGLNPPQMDLRPVIRQFLNDHFSAPSGN from the coding sequence ATGAACCGGTTATTTAAAGTGAAGACGTGGCTGGCTGCTATAGTTTTTACAAGCTGGATTTGGACGGATGCTTCTGCAGAGAATGGCCGTTCTGCTTCCGTGTTAAACGCTCCCGAGTTGAGAAAAACAGCAGCGGGAGCAGCGTATCAGTTTTATAAAGACATGAGTTATCCCGGAGCGGAGAGTGAGCAGAAGCTGGATCTTTACATTCCGGAAGGTGCGCAGGCCGGGTTGCGTCCGGCGGTGCTTGTGATTCATGGCGGAGGGTGGGCGCAAGGCGATAAAAACGACCCGAATCCGCGCGAGTTCTCCGCCTTTTTCGTGGATGAGGGCTATATTGCGGTCAGTATAAATTACACGCTGAATGTTTATGAAGGGGCTCTCTGGAAAAGCACACGGCTGAAAGCGTCCTGGCCTCAGAATATTTACGATTGCAAAAGTGCGTTGCGCTGGATGAAAAAACATGCGGCTGAACTTGGAATTGATCCGAATCGTATTGCTGTAGCGGGCGCTTCGGCCGGCGGTCATCTGGCCTTGCTGACCGGCCTCTCTGCCGGAAATAAAGAGCTGAACAGCGGGGGCTCTTTTTTGGATCAGGACAACTCGGTTCGCTGTATTATCAATTTTTACGGCATACCGGATGTCCGTCGATGGGGCGGTAACGTATTCATTAATGAAACAGAGAAGGATCATCCGGAAATCTGGGCGCTTGCTTCCCCGGTTGAACACCTTTCAAAAGAGTCTCCTCCGATCCTGACGATTCACGGAACAGCGGATGCTGTAGTAAAAATCGAACTGGCGGATGAATTTGACCGAATCCTGAAAGGCAAAGGCCTTCCGCACCAATATGCGGCCGTTACAAATGCAGTTCATGCTTTCGGGCTCAATCCTCCTCAGATGGATTTGCGGCCGGTAATCCGGCAGTTTTTAAACGATCATTTTTCCGCACCGTCCGGCAACTAA
- a CDS encoding carbohydrate kinase family protein — protein sequence MKKAVVAGHICLDVIPDLSEMSLERPGDFYIPGSLRTAGAAKLSTGGPVSNTGLNMTKLGVETLLMGKVGNDAFGEMAAMLLDKQWGIRDSLVVDDAAETSYTVVINPKGYDRMFVHNAGANDTFCAADVDYEKVAECDLFHFGYPPLMKRMISNTGRELIEMFRKVHEMGLTTSLDMCLPDFQKDQTDWPTIFKSLCPHLDLYMGSAEETLLMLHRDRYMALRNASDRDLLGAFTGDMLHELSGELLDMGVRIAVIKCGPRGYYVRTPEKAVLATMGRARPGNLDEFANREFWHPAFYCPVPPNATGSGDASIAGFYSAYLRGQSLLDCVITATCTGSASVEKPDALSGVPDWEGVQQRIKTIPRDPLTVTGTGWKIDKKFPFLWTGPSHKA from the coding sequence ATGAAAAAAGCAGTTGTAGCGGGGCATATCTGTCTAGACGTGATTCCCGATTTAAGTGAAATGAGTTTAGAGCGCCCCGGCGATTTTTATATTCCCGGTTCGCTGCGTACGGCAGGAGCGGCCAAGCTGAGCACCGGCGGACCGGTGAGCAACACGGGGCTGAATATGACCAAGTTGGGCGTTGAAACCCTGTTGATGGGCAAAGTCGGCAATGATGCGTTCGGTGAAATGGCCGCCATGCTGCTCGACAAGCAATGGGGTATTCGTGACAGTCTAGTAGTCGATGATGCCGCCGAGACCAGCTATACGGTGGTGATCAACCCGAAGGGCTATGACCGGATGTTTGTGCATAATGCCGGTGCAAACGACACGTTCTGCGCTGCGGATGTGGATTATGAAAAAGTGGCGGAATGCGACCTCTTTCATTTTGGCTATCCCCCGTTGATGAAAAGAATGATCTCTAACACCGGCCGCGAGCTGATTGAAATGTTCCGCAAAGTTCATGAGATGGGGCTGACAACTTCTTTGGATATGTGTCTGCCTGATTTTCAGAAAGACCAGACCGACTGGCCGACGATCTTTAAGTCACTCTGTCCGCATCTTGATTTGTATATGGGAAGTGCCGAAGAGACCTTGCTGATGCTGCACCGGGATCGCTATATGGCGTTGCGCAACGCCTCTGACCGCGACTTGCTTGGGGCCTTCACCGGGGACATGTTGCACGAACTTTCGGGCGAGCTTCTGGATATGGGCGTACGCATCGCCGTGATCAAATGCGGGCCGCGCGGCTATTATGTCCGCACGCCTGAAAAAGCGGTGCTGGCGACCATGGGTCGTGCCCGGCCGGGCAATCTGGATGAGTTCGCAAATCGCGAGTTCTGGCATCCGGCATTTTATTGCCCGGTTCCGCCGAACGCGACCGGATCGGGCGATGCCTCCATTGCCGGATTCTACAGCGCCTATCTGCGTGGACAGTCCCTGCTCGACTGTGTCATCACGGCCACCTGCACTGGCAGTGCCAGCGTTGAAAAACCAGATGCGCTCAGCGGCGTACCGGACTGGGAAGGCGTTCAACAACGGATTAAAACCATTCCGCGCGACCCGTTGACGGTGACTGGAACCGGCTGGAAAATTGATAAAAAGTTTCCGTTCCTGTGGACAGGGCCGTCGCACAAGGCATAA
- a CDS encoding arylsulfatase: MTKGFVWLNSVLAVCGTVFGAAQPPSRQPNVILILTDDQGYGDLGCHGNAVVKTPHLDQFYKEAVRFTNFHVSPTCAPTRAALLTGRYNDDTGVWHTIKGRSLLRTDEKTLGDMFHQAGYATGMFGKWHLGDNYEYLPEQRGFEEVWRHGGGGIGQTPDYWGNDYFDDTYWVNGKLVKFNGFCTEVWFRGAKQFIAKEVAAKRPFFCYLALNAPHAPYYAPEKYKQMYENNAYGVDPGFFGMITHLDEQFGLLRTALKELGVEDNTILIFMTDNGTSAGVELDGKHWSDSFVVKGFNDGMRGKKGSAYEGGHRVPFFIRWPGGGISGGRDINTLSAHIDILPTLANLCSVPPPKGRPLDGTSLVPLLRGDVAGWPQRTICTDSQRGENLVKWKDSVVMTERWRLVRGNELYEIKNDPEQRTNLAGACSEIVTPLRSAYENWWQKVSDREAVDCPISIGNTNAGTVLLTAHDWHSPDQEAITPWDQKLICEGMQTNGFWAIRTEVSGQYRFTLRRWPAERGGKIEENFFPVKKARIQIGGISADQPVDPGAESVVFELPVPIGEAALQTWFIGDNESCGAYYVEVEGIR, encoded by the coding sequence ATGACCAAGGGGTTTGTATGGCTGAACAGTGTCCTTGCGGTTTGTGGAACGGTGTTCGGGGCAGCGCAGCCTCCCTCGCGGCAACCGAATGTGATTTTGATTCTTACCGATGACCAGGGATATGGGGATCTCGGCTGTCACGGCAATGCCGTGGTAAAAACACCTCATCTGGATCAATTCTATAAAGAAGCTGTTCGCTTTACTAATTTTCACGTGTCGCCCACCTGCGCGCCGACGCGTGCCGCGCTACTGACCGGGCGATATAACGATGATACCGGTGTGTGGCACACCATCAAAGGGCGCAGTCTTTTGCGAACCGATGAAAAAACACTCGGAGATATGTTCCATCAGGCTGGTTATGCAACTGGCATGTTCGGGAAATGGCATCTGGGGGATAATTACGAATATCTGCCGGAGCAACGCGGATTTGAAGAGGTTTGGCGGCACGGCGGCGGCGGAATAGGGCAGACTCCGGATTACTGGGGGAACGATTATTTTGACGACACGTATTGGGTTAATGGGAAGCTGGTTAAATTTAACGGGTTCTGTACTGAAGTCTGGTTTCGGGGCGCAAAACAGTTCATTGCAAAAGAGGTCGCGGCCAAACGACCGTTCTTCTGCTATCTGGCGCTGAATGCACCGCACGCCCCGTATTACGCTCCCGAAAAATATAAACAGATGTATGAGAACAACGCCTATGGTGTTGATCCCGGATTTTTTGGGATGATCACTCATCTGGATGAGCAATTCGGGTTGCTTCGAACTGCGCTTAAGGAACTGGGTGTCGAAGACAATACGATTTTAATTTTCATGACCGATAACGGCACGTCGGCTGGTGTGGAGCTCGACGGAAAACACTGGAGCGATAGCTTTGTGGTTAAAGGCTTTAACGACGGGATGCGCGGTAAAAAAGGCTCGGCATATGAGGGTGGGCACCGGGTTCCGTTTTTTATCCGCTGGCCCGGCGGCGGAATTAGCGGCGGGCGCGATATCAACACACTTTCCGCCCACATCGACATTCTTCCAACGCTGGCGAATCTGTGTTCCGTTCCGCCGCCGAAGGGCCGTCCGTTGGACGGAACCAGTCTTGTGCCGCTGTTGCGCGGGGATGTCGCGGGGTGGCCGCAACGTACGATCTGCACGGACAGCCAGCGCGGCGAAAATCTGGTTAAATGGAAAGACAGCGTGGTTATGACAGAGCGCTGGCGGCTGGTTCGCGGTAACGAGCTCTATGAGATCAAAAACGATCCGGAACAGCGGACGAATTTGGCGGGCGCCTGTTCGGAGATTGTCACGCCGCTACGTTCAGCTTATGAAAACTGGTGGCAGAAGGTTTCCGATCGGGAAGCGGTGGATTGTCCAATCTCGATTGGTAACACAAACGCTGGAACCGTTTTGTTGACGGCTCACGACTGGCATAGTCCGGATCAAGAAGCGATTACGCCTTGGGATCAAAAATTAATTTGCGAGGGGATGCAAACGAACGGGTTCTGGGCGATCCGTACAGAAGTTTCCGGGCAGTACCGGTTTACATTGCGGCGCTGGCCTGCCGAACGGGGCGGAAAAATTGAAGAAAACTTTTTTCCGGTCAAAAAAGCACGGATTCAAATCGGCGGGATTTCGGCCGATCAGCCCGTTGATCCCGGCGCGGAGTCTGTCGTATTTGAACTGCCTGTTCCCATTGGCGAAGCCGCCCTCCAAACATGGTTCATCGGCGACAATGAATCCTGCGGCGCATACTATGTGGAAGTCGAAGGAATCCGTTGA
- a CDS encoding alpha-mannosidase yields the protein MKNKNTALVLPHTHWDREWRYPIWQNRWLLVRFMDELLEILETDKEYGCFLMDAQVVPLMDYLEIRPENRERIRKQTAAGRLIVGPWYTLPDLYPLDGECLIRNLLKGLRLSSEFGCSTKVAYHAFGWGQTAQFPQLYSQLGFDLIIAAKKVSEERAPRSEFLWQSPDGSEMLTTRLGQHFRANGFFTAHIPILYGVSYLTDEYRFDWAKAGRLVHWADAGMGVQDYFRQDREQGYHAEQVEPTMRETWDNMGDSTCPNVRLLMYGSDFTTPNHRLTRILRDANAAIDDIEFKMAGPDEYAGLLHANLDKGSLRRVMGELRDGPSAGCTGNALATRMPLKLLNKKVENRLIRQAEPFAAMLYLLGEAYPSGFLRRAWEYLLKAHPHDSINGVTQDKSANDTLYRLTQAQEIGEVLCLQCADALATRLDLSAFAANEQLVLLVNPQPRPFRGVVKLVVDTPQDECVDQIGFEDAAGMRLDVQRISREERKTPVNDFDSRPWAFNSDRHTVLMDTGEIPSGGCKVVKVTSASHFKRDADWWPRQADSSGKEISREPRTLENEFLKAVAEPNGTLTLVDKINGRKMSGLLEFEDTGDTGDYWVHYKPAENRQIYSAGQPAEIWLEGNGDLSATLAIRLELRMPVTAEFPGSELQGCGRRSDAETTVSIISRVTLTRGAKSLRVKTTVENRAENHRLRVLIPTGIQTDVLDSSGHFNVDRRAARPEHSADGHSWPEMQTVPMQRFADVSDGTNGLAVLSNSFTEVQLMTDTHRTLALTLFRSVRNRICTEERCTGNFPEQKGGQVLQTMEFEYAIYPHAGGWLEGGVYAEADRLNAEPMCFQISASSGGELPSATSLFELSSDELVLSGIKKAEDRDSAVVRLFNPSAGTVAGALKIGPAFGSAYEVNINEERIAELKVEQGEIKLSVSGGRILTIELTRKQMN from the coding sequence ATGAAAAATAAAAATACGGCATTGGTACTACCACATACACACTGGGATCGTGAATGGCGTTATCCAATTTGGCAGAACCGCTGGCTGCTGGTTCGTTTTATGGATGAGTTGCTGGAAATTCTGGAGACGGATAAGGAGTACGGCTGTTTTTTGATGGATGCTCAGGTGGTGCCGCTTATGGATTATCTCGAAATCCGTCCGGAAAACCGGGAGCGGATTCGCAAGCAGACGGCCGCTGGACGTTTGATTGTCGGGCCGTGGTACACGCTGCCGGATCTCTATCCGCTCGACGGAGAATGCCTGATTCGTAACCTACTCAAAGGGTTGCGGCTTTCATCTGAGTTCGGTTGTTCTACAAAAGTAGCTTATCACGCATTCGGCTGGGGCCAGACGGCGCAGTTTCCGCAGCTCTATTCGCAACTCGGGTTTGATCTGATTATCGCCGCCAAAAAGGTGTCGGAGGAGAGGGCTCCGCGCAGCGAGTTTTTATGGCAGTCTCCAGACGGGTCTGAAATGCTGACGACTCGGCTTGGCCAGCATTTCCGCGCCAACGGATTTTTTACGGCGCACATTCCGATTTTATATGGCGTATCCTATCTGACGGATGAATACCGCTTTGACTGGGCAAAAGCCGGACGGTTGGTTCACTGGGCGGATGCTGGAATGGGCGTTCAGGACTATTTCCGGCAGGATCGCGAGCAGGGATATCACGCTGAGCAGGTGGAGCCGACGATGCGGGAGACGTGGGATAATATGGGTGATTCCACCTGTCCCAATGTTCGCCTCCTCATGTATGGCTCCGATTTCACAACGCCGAACCATCGGTTGACCCGCATTCTTCGAGACGCGAACGCGGCGATCGATGATATCGAGTTCAAGATGGCAGGGCCGGACGAGTATGCCGGTCTGCTGCATGCGAATCTGGATAAAGGGAGTTTGCGCCGCGTGATGGGCGAATTGCGTGACGGGCCGTCAGCAGGATGCACTGGCAATGCGCTCGCGACCCGCATGCCGCTGAAGCTGTTGAACAAAAAAGTGGAAAACCGGCTGATCCGGCAGGCGGAACCGTTCGCCGCCATGCTCTATCTGCTGGGTGAAGCCTATCCGTCCGGATTCCTGCGCCGCGCATGGGAATACCTGCTCAAAGCACACCCGCACGACTCGATTAACGGGGTGACGCAGGACAAGTCGGCGAATGATACACTCTATCGCCTGACGCAGGCGCAGGAAATTGGTGAAGTACTCTGCCTTCAGTGCGCGGATGCTCTGGCCACCCGGCTTGATCTTTCTGCGTTTGCTGCGAACGAACAGCTGGTTTTGCTGGTGAATCCGCAGCCTCGTCCATTCCGTGGCGTGGTGAAGCTGGTTGTCGATACGCCACAGGATGAGTGTGTTGATCAGATTGGATTCGAAGATGCGGCGGGGATGCGGCTGGATGTGCAGCGGATTTCCCGGGAAGAGCGCAAGACTCCGGTGAACGACTTCGATTCCCGTCCGTGGGCGTTCAATTCAGATCGTCACACGGTGCTGATGGATACCGGCGAAATCCCTTCCGGTGGATGCAAGGTGGTCAAAGTGACATCGGCCTCGCATTTCAAGCGCGATGCGGACTGGTGGCCGCGCCAAGCCGATAGCAGTGGAAAAGAAATTTCCCGCGAGCCGCGTACGCTGGAAAATGAATTTCTCAAAGCGGTGGCTGAGCCGAATGGTACTCTGACGCTGGTTGATAAGATTAACGGACGGAAGATGAGCGGTCTGCTGGAGTTTGAGGACACCGGCGACACCGGCGACTACTGGGTACACTATAAACCGGCGGAAAACCGTCAAATTTACAGTGCCGGACAGCCTGCGGAAATCTGGCTCGAAGGGAATGGCGATCTCTCTGCCACTTTGGCCATTCGGCTTGAGCTGCGCATGCCGGTCACCGCGGAATTTCCCGGCAGCGAGTTGCAGGGATGCGGGCGCCGCAGTGATGCAGAGACGACCGTCTCGATTATTTCACGAGTGACATTGACGCGCGGGGCGAAGTCTCTGCGCGTGAAGACTACGGTTGAGAACCGGGCTGAAAACCACCGGTTGCGGGTATTGATTCCGACCGGCATCCAGACGGATGTCCTCGACAGTTCCGGGCATTTTAATGTGGATCGCCGCGCGGCGCGTCCGGAGCATTCCGCAGACGGGCACTCCTGGCCGGAAATGCAGACCGTGCCGATGCAGCGGTTTGCGGATGTTTCGGACGGGACGAACGGGCTTGCGGTACTCAGCAACAGCTTTACTGAAGTTCAGTTGATGACCGATACACATCGCACTCTGGCGCTGACACTGTTTCGCAGTGTACGGAACCGTATCTGCACAGAAGAGCGCTGTACCGGAAACTTTCCCGAGCAGAAGGGCGGGCAGGTGCTGCAGACCATGGAGTTCGAATACGCCATCTATCCGCACGCCGGGGGGTGGCTGGAAGGCGGGGTTTATGCCGAGGCCGACCGCCTGAACGCCGAGCCGATGTGTTTCCAGATCAGCGCATCGTCTGGCGGTGAACTGCCGTCGGCGACCTCACTCTTCGAATTGTCGTCCGATGAACTGGTGCTTTCCGGCATCAAGAAGGCGGAAGACCGGGATAGTGCGGTTGTGCGCTTGTTCAATCCCTCTGCCGGAACGGTAGCCGGAGCCTTGAAGATCGGCCCGGCTTTTGGTTCGGCGTATGAGGTTAATATAAATGAAGAGCGGATTGCAGAACTCAAAGTGGAACAGGGCGAAATAAAACTTTCGGTTTCCGGCGGGCGGATCTTGACGATCGAGCTGACGCGGAAGCAGATGAATTAA